From the genome of Hymenobacter sp. PAMC 26628, one region includes:
- a CDS encoding RNA polymerase sigma factor: MNLPEVLPDAPVVATGLREPLLADRTRALTRLYQHTFPAVRRHVLRRGGTDQDAQDVFHDALVVFYEKVVGEALDLTAAPGTYLVAVCRNLWLRELDRRARHPRADLTAAQHRPAEEAGPAAEEATEPLPVLAYVEQLSEKCRSILLAFYYFRQPLAQIAAAHEYGSVRSATVQKFKCLERLRNAVRAALPR; this comes from the coding sequence ATGAACCTGCCCGAAGTTTTGCCCGATGCCCCGGTCGTAGCCACTGGCCTGCGGGAACCGCTGCTAGCCGACCGCACCCGCGCCCTGACCCGGCTTTACCAGCACACGTTTCCGGCGGTGCGGCGGCACGTACTGCGGCGCGGAGGCACCGACCAAGACGCCCAAGACGTGTTCCACGACGCCCTGGTTGTTTTTTACGAAAAGGTGGTGGGCGAAGCCCTGGACCTGACCGCCGCGCCCGGCACCTATTTGGTAGCGGTGTGCCGCAACCTGTGGCTGCGCGAGCTGGACCGCCGCGCCCGCCACCCGCGCGCCGACCTAACCGCGGCCCAGCACCGCCCCGCCGAAGAAGCCGGGCCGGCCGCGGAAGAAGCCACCGAGCCGCTGCCCGTGCTGGCCTACGTGGAGCAGCTGAGCGAGAAATGCCGCAGCATTTTGCTGGCCTTCTACTATTTCCGGCAGCCGTTGGCGCAAATCGCAGCGGCCCACGAATACGGCAGCGTGCGGTCGGCCACGGTGCAGAAGTTCAAGTGCCTGGAGCGCCTGCGCAACGCGGTGCGCGCCGCCTTACCCCGCTGA
- a CDS encoding ClpP family protease — MRNQTEFRKFAVHGRGVNGLFFDQYFRHLAGTGPRAITGMTRSVIEERPTRFAEIDVFSRLIMDRIIFLGQAVDDNIANIINAQLLFLESADARKDILLYINSPGGSVYAGFGMYDTMQYVTPDVATICTGLAASMGAFLLCGGAIGKRSALPHARVMIHQPSGGVQGPSADIEITAREVVKLRQELYGIYAERTGKTYQQIHDDSDRDYWLRADEAKEYGLIDEVLTRKPAD; from the coding sequence ATGCGCAATCAAACAGAATTCCGAAAATTTGCCGTGCACGGCCGCGGCGTCAACGGGTTATTTTTCGACCAATACTTCCGGCACTTGGCCGGCACGGGGCCCCGCGCCATCACGGGCATGACGCGCTCGGTGATTGAGGAGCGCCCCACGCGCTTCGCCGAAATCGACGTGTTTTCGCGCCTGATCATGGACCGCATCATCTTCCTGGGCCAAGCCGTGGACGACAACATTGCCAACATCATCAACGCCCAATTGCTGTTTCTGGAATCGGCCGATGCACGCAAAGACATTCTGCTCTACATCAATTCACCGGGCGGCTCGGTGTACGCGGGCTTCGGCATGTACGACACCATGCAGTACGTGACGCCCGACGTGGCCACGATTTGCACCGGGCTGGCGGCCAGCATGGGAGCATTTTTGCTGTGCGGCGGCGCCATCGGCAAACGCTCGGCCCTGCCCCACGCCCGCGTCATGATTCACCAGCCCTCGGGCGGGGTGCAGGGGCCCTCGGCCGACATAGAAATTACGGCCCGCGAGGTGGTCAAACTCCGGCAGGAACTCTACGGCATCTACGCCGAGCGCACCGGCAAAACCTACCAGCAAATCCACGACGACTCCGACCGTGACTATTGGCTGCGCGCCGACGAAGCCAAGGAATACGGCCTCATCGACGAAGTATTGACGCGCAAGCCGGCTGATTAA
- a CDS encoding inorganic diphosphatase: MTSHFNPWHDVSRGDNLPHTVQSIIEIPKGSKGKYELDKESGLLKLDRVLFSAVHYPAAYGFIPQTYCDDHDPLDILVLCSVDIPHMCVVEAKVIGVMQMLDQDEEDDKIIAVAAHDVSVNHYNELGDLPPYLMLEMQRFFEDYKALEKKHVEVKQFLGREDAYRIINASIKLYEDTYGDGKR; this comes from the coding sequence ATGACCTCCCACTTTAACCCCTGGCACGACGTGTCGCGCGGCGACAACCTCCCGCACACAGTGCAATCCATCATTGAAATTCCCAAAGGCAGCAAGGGCAAGTACGAACTCGATAAAGAAAGCGGCTTGCTTAAGCTCGACCGGGTGCTGTTCTCAGCCGTTCACTACCCCGCCGCTTACGGTTTCATCCCACAGACGTACTGCGACGACCACGACCCACTCGACATCCTGGTGCTGTGCTCGGTGGACATTCCGCATATGTGCGTTGTGGAGGCCAAGGTCATCGGCGTGATGCAGATGCTGGACCAAGACGAGGAGGATGACAAGATTATTGCCGTGGCCGCCCACGACGTATCGGTGAACCACTACAACGAGCTCGGCGACCTGCCGCCCTACCTCATGCTGGAGATGCAGCGCTTTTTCGAAGATTACAAAGCCTTGGAAAAGAAGCACGTAGAAGTAAAGCAGTTTCTGGGCCGCGAAGATGCCTACCGCATCATCAACGCCAGTATCAAGCTTTACGAAGACACCTACGGCGACGGCAAGCGCTAA
- the pafA gene encoding alkaline phosphatase PafA, with the protein MKKNIASALFLAAALLAGPVFAHRSGPVPVPRPKLVVGIVVDQMRYDYLYRYWEKFGSGGFRRLLGQGFSYASCHYNYVPTYTGPGHSSVYTGTTPANHGIVGNNWYVREDGKSTYVTEDKTVQAVGGSAAAGQQSPRHLLTTTITDELRLATNFQSKTIGVCIKDRGSILPAGHAASAAYWYDGTNGAFISSTFYTKALPAWVNKFNAAGHAAEYLSKPWNTLLPLAQYTESTPDDEPWEGAFKGEERPVFPHDLPRLSAGLPAVVSATLKATGETAPKATPQNLDLIRSTPFGNSLTADFAIETIRAEQMGQRGQTDFLALSFSSTDYVGHQFGTAAVETEDTYLRLDQDLARVLDYLDKAVGKDQVLVFLTADHAADQSPGFLQDHRLPGGGVGPNVMRDSLQRALVRRHGPGAWVLDYENQQVYLNRPLLAQKGLDLAKVQGEMAELLLRLPHVAQAITATDLQRGHWSEGTGMYQENGFYAPRSGDVLATLEPGWLEAYGFPVVKGTTHGASWAYDTHVPLLFWGWGVKHGESAAPVKIIDIAPTVAQWLHIQEPSGCTGTPLREVLGR; encoded by the coding sequence TTGAAAAAAAATATTGCCTCCGCCTTGTTCTTGGCTGCCGCGTTGCTGGCGGGCCCTGTCTTCGCCCATCGGTCCGGCCCGGTGCCCGTGCCCCGCCCCAAGCTCGTGGTGGGCATCGTGGTGGATCAGATGCGCTACGACTACCTCTACCGCTACTGGGAGAAGTTTGGCAGCGGCGGCTTCCGGCGCCTGCTGGGGCAGGGCTTCAGCTACGCCAGCTGCCACTACAACTACGTGCCCACCTACACGGGCCCCGGCCACAGCAGCGTGTACACGGGCACGACGCCCGCCAACCACGGCATTGTGGGCAACAACTGGTACGTGCGCGAAGACGGCAAAAGCACCTACGTAACCGAAGACAAGACCGTGCAGGCGGTGGGCGGCTCGGCGGCGGCCGGGCAGCAGAGCCCGCGCCACTTGCTCACCACCACCATTACCGACGAGCTGCGGCTGGCCACCAATTTCCAGAGCAAAACCATTGGGGTGTGCATCAAAGACCGGGGCAGTATTCTGCCGGCCGGGCACGCGGCCAGCGCCGCCTACTGGTACGATGGCACCAACGGGGCCTTCATCAGCAGTACCTTCTATACCAAGGCGCTGCCTGCGTGGGTGAACAAGTTCAACGCCGCCGGGCACGCCGCCGAGTACCTCAGTAAGCCCTGGAATACGCTGCTGCCGCTGGCCCAGTACACTGAAAGCACGCCCGACGACGAGCCCTGGGAGGGCGCATTCAAGGGCGAGGAGCGGCCGGTGTTTCCGCACGACCTGCCCCGGCTCAGCGCCGGGCTACCGGCCGTGGTGAGCGCCACGCTGAAGGCCACCGGCGAAACCGCGCCCAAGGCCACGCCCCAAAACCTGGACCTGATCCGCTCCACGCCGTTTGGTAACTCGCTCACGGCCGACTTTGCCATTGAAACCATCCGGGCCGAGCAAATGGGCCAGCGTGGCCAAACCGATTTCCTGGCCCTGAGCTTCAGCAGCACCGATTACGTGGGCCACCAGTTTGGCACCGCGGCCGTGGAAACGGAGGACACCTACCTGCGCCTCGACCAAGACCTGGCCCGCGTGCTGGACTACCTCGACAAAGCGGTGGGCAAAGACCAGGTGCTGGTGTTCCTCACCGCCGACCACGCCGCCGACCAGTCGCCCGGCTTTTTGCAGGACCACCGCCTGCCCGGAGGCGGCGTGGGCCCCAACGTCATGCGCGACTCGCTGCAGCGGGCCCTGGTGCGCCGCCACGGCCCCGGTGCCTGGGTGCTCGACTACGAAAACCAGCAGGTGTACCTCAACCGCCCGCTATTGGCTCAGAAGGGCCTGGACTTGGCCAAGGTGCAGGGCGAGATGGCCGAGCTGCTGCTGCGCCTGCCCCACGTGGCGCAGGCCATCACCGCCACCGACCTCCAGCGCGGGCACTGGAGCGAGGGCACCGGCATGTACCAGGAAAACGGCTTCTACGCCCCGCGTTCGGGCGATGTGCTGGCTACACTGGAGCCAGGGTGGCTCGAAGCCTACGGCTTTCCCGTGGTGAAGGGTACTACGCACGGCGCTTCCTGGGCCTACGACACCCACGTGCCGCTGCTGTTTTGGGGCTGGGGCGTGAAGCACGGCGAGTCGGCCGCGCCGGTAAAAATTATCGACATAGCCCCCACCGTAGCGCAGTGGCTGCACATCCAGGAGCCCAGCGGGTGCACCGGCACGCCGCTGCGCGAGGTGCTGGGCCGCTAA
- a CDS encoding HAD family hydrolase — protein MQPALIFDMDGVIVDNTAYQARAFQLLFRDLGLATNARTLLKRLNGMPATDILASVFSHPVPAKQLKEYAAQRELLYRTLYWGKRRATAGLTTFLQAARTAGHPIGLGTGSGGPTLSYILDHLKLRQYFDAVVGEDDVSKGKPHPDTFAVVARKLGAAPANCVVFEDAVLGEQAAYRAGMRCVAVTSSLPAKAFQAPLLAIKDFTGLTPAGLLAAWQAQPVGPRPHRR, from the coding sequence TTGCAGCCCGCCCTCATCTTCGACATGGACGGCGTTATCGTCGATAACACCGCTTACCAAGCCCGCGCTTTCCAACTGCTGTTCCGCGACCTGGGCCTGGCCACCAACGCCCGCACTTTGCTGAAACGCCTGAACGGGATGCCCGCCACCGACATCCTCGCGTCGGTTTTCAGCCACCCCGTGCCTGCCAAGCAGCTCAAAGAGTACGCTGCCCAGCGCGAGTTGCTCTACCGCACCCTGTACTGGGGCAAGCGCCGCGCCACGGCTGGCCTCACCACGTTCCTGCAAGCCGCCCGCACCGCCGGCCACCCCATCGGCCTGGGCACCGGCTCCGGGGGCCCCACGCTAAGCTACATTCTCGACCACTTGAAGTTGCGACAATACTTCGACGCGGTGGTGGGCGAGGATGACGTCAGCAAAGGCAAACCCCACCCCGATACTTTCGCCGTAGTGGCCCGCAAACTGGGCGCGGCGCCCGCCAATTGCGTGGTGTTTGAAGATGCCGTGCTGGGCGAGCAAGCTGCTTACCGGGCCGGTATGCGCTGCGTGGCCGTCACGTCGTCGCTGCCTGCCAAGGCTTTTCAGGCCCCGTTGTTGGCCATCAAAGATTTCACCGGCCTCACCCCTGCCGGGTTGCTGGCCGCCTGGCAGGCGCAGCCGGTAGGGCCCCGGCCGCACCGCCGCTAG
- the atpG gene encoding ATP synthase F1 subunit gamma, which produces MASLKEVRSRIQSVSSTQQITKAMKMVAAAKLRRAQDNIVRMRPYAQRLNAILANLTRATDDDIVSDYGMVREVRKVLVIAITSDRGLAGAFNSNVFKGVAALVAQRYANLPAANISVMAIGKKANDYFARRGPLVGNYTHVFAQLSFDTVRVAAEQAMAGFRDGLYDEVVMVFNEFRNVATQVVRTEQLLPLVPAEAPATAAATSNVDYIFEPSKEEIVQTLIPQSLKIQLYKAVLESNASEHGARMTAMDKATENAGELLKSLKLTYNRTRQAAITTEILEIVGGAEALSAG; this is translated from the coding sequence ATGGCCAGTTTAAAAGAAGTTCGTAGCCGCATTCAGTCGGTGAGCAGCACGCAGCAAATCACCAAAGCCATGAAAATGGTGGCGGCGGCCAAACTACGTCGTGCCCAGGATAACATCGTGCGCATGCGGCCCTACGCCCAGCGCCTGAACGCTATTCTGGCCAACCTAACCCGAGCGACCGACGACGATATAGTGAGCGACTACGGCATGGTGCGCGAAGTGCGCAAGGTATTAGTCATTGCCATAACGTCGGACCGGGGCTTGGCGGGGGCGTTTAACTCCAACGTGTTCAAAGGGGTGGCTGCTTTGGTGGCCCAGCGCTACGCAAACCTGCCAGCAGCCAACATTTCGGTGATGGCCATTGGCAAGAAAGCCAACGATTACTTTGCTCGCCGCGGCCCGCTGGTAGGCAATTATACGCACGTGTTCGCCCAGCTTTCGTTCGACACGGTGCGCGTGGCGGCTGAGCAGGCGATGGCTGGCTTCCGCGACGGCCTGTACGACGAAGTAGTGATGGTGTTCAACGAGTTCCGGAACGTGGCCACGCAAGTGGTACGCACCGAGCAGCTGTTGCCACTAGTACCTGCCGAGGCGCCCGCAACCGCCGCGGCCACCAGCAACGTGGACTACATTTTCGAGCCCAGTAAGGAAGAGATTGTGCAAACGCTCATTCCGCAGTCGCTGAAAATCCAGCTCTACAAAGCAGTGCTGGAGAGCAACGCTTCGGAGCACGGGGCCCGGATGACGGCCATGGACAAGGCTACTGAGAACGCCGGCGAACTGCTGAAGTCGTTGAAACTGACTTACAACCGGACACGTCAGGCAGCCATCACGACTGAGATTCTCGAAATCGTGGGCGGCGCCGAAGCCTTGTCAGCTGGTTAA
- the atpA gene encoding F0F1 ATP synthase subunit alpha: MAEIRPDEVSAILREQLSNFKSEAELEEVGTVLQVGDGVARIYGLTKAQSGELLEFENGLQALVLNLEEDNVGAVMLGDYSEIREGATVRRTNKIASIKVGEGIVGRVVNTLGQPIDGRGPIQGQLYEMPLERKAPGVIFRQPVTEPLQTGIKSIDAMIPIGRGQRELIIGDRQTGKSAVAIDTIINQREFFERGEPVFCIYVAVGQKASTVAQVVNALTKGGAMDYTVVVSASAADPAPLQFYAPFTGAAIGEFFRDTGRPALVVYDDLSKQAVAYREVSLLLRRPPGREAYPGDVFYLHSRLLERAAKINASDSIARDMNDLPESLKGIVKGGGSLTALPLIETQAGDVSAYIPTNVISITDGQIFLETNLFNSGVRPAINVGISVSRVGGNAQIKSMKKVSGTLKLDQAQFRELEAFAKFGSDLDASTKLTIERGRRNLEILKQPQFSPVKVEDQVAIIYAATNGLLDNVPVNKVREFEKEYTQTMNSRYPDVLKALKAGKLEDAGIKAMREVAKDVSSRYAAK; the protein is encoded by the coding sequence ATGGCAGAAATACGTCCGGACGAAGTATCCGCAATCCTGCGGGAGCAGCTGTCCAATTTCAAGTCCGAAGCCGAGCTGGAAGAAGTCGGCACCGTGTTGCAGGTGGGCGACGGCGTGGCCCGCATCTACGGGCTGACCAAAGCGCAGTCGGGCGAATTGCTGGAGTTCGAAAACGGCCTCCAGGCCCTTGTGCTGAACCTAGAAGAAGATAACGTCGGTGCCGTAATGCTCGGCGACTACAGCGAAATCCGCGAGGGGGCCACTGTACGCCGCACCAATAAAATTGCCTCTATTAAGGTAGGCGAAGGCATTGTGGGCCGCGTGGTGAACACCCTCGGCCAGCCCATCGATGGCCGGGGTCCCATCCAGGGCCAACTGTACGAAATGCCGCTGGAGCGCAAAGCGCCAGGCGTTATCTTCCGTCAGCCCGTAACCGAGCCGCTCCAAACTGGCATCAAGAGCATCGACGCCATGATTCCGATTGGCCGGGGCCAGCGCGAGCTGATTATCGGTGACCGCCAGACCGGCAAGTCGGCCGTGGCCATCGACACGATTATCAACCAGCGTGAATTCTTTGAGCGCGGCGAGCCCGTGTTCTGCATTTACGTGGCCGTGGGCCAGAAGGCCTCGACGGTAGCCCAGGTAGTAAACGCCCTGACCAAGGGCGGCGCCATGGACTACACCGTGGTAGTATCGGCTTCGGCCGCTGACCCCGCGCCGCTGCAATTCTACGCGCCCTTCACCGGCGCTGCCATCGGCGAATTCTTCCGCGACACGGGCCGCCCGGCCCTGGTGGTGTACGACGACTTGTCGAAGCAAGCCGTTGCTTATCGTGAAGTGTCGCTGTTGCTCCGCCGTCCTCCCGGACGCGAGGCTTACCCCGGCGACGTGTTTTACCTGCACAGCCGCTTGCTGGAGCGGGCCGCTAAAATCAACGCCTCGGATAGCATTGCCCGCGACATGAACGACCTGCCCGAGAGCCTCAAAGGCATCGTGAAGGGCGGTGGCTCGCTGACGGCGCTGCCGCTGATTGAGACGCAGGCCGGCGACGTATCGGCGTACATCCCGACCAACGTAATCTCGATTACGGACGGCCAGATCTTCCTCGAAACCAACCTCTTCAACTCCGGGGTGCGGCCGGCCATCAACGTGGGCATCTCGGTGAGCCGCGTAGGTGGCAACGCCCAGATCAAGTCGATGAAGAAGGTGTCGGGCACGCTGAAACTTGACCAAGCCCAGTTCCGCGAGTTGGAAGCTTTCGCCAAGTTCGGCTCAGACCTTGACGCCTCGACCAAGCTCACAATTGAGCGCGGCCGCCGCAACCTGGAAATCCTCAAACAGCCGCAGTTCTCGCCGGTGAAAGTGGAAGACCAGGTGGCAATCATCTACGCGGCTACCAATGGGTTGCTCGATAACGTGCCCGTGAACAAGGTGCGGGAGTTCGAGAAAGAGTACACCCAAACGATGAACTCGCGCTACCCCGACGTGCTGAAGGCCCTGAAAGCTGGCAAGCTCGAAGATGCAGGTATTAAGGCCATGCGCGAAGTAGCTAAGGACGTATCGTCGCGCTACGCTGCGAAGTAA
- the atpH gene encoding ATP synthase F1 subunit delta — translation MADQRVASRYAKSLLDLGQEQGTLELVKQDMDLLDQVVSGSRELRLLLHNPIVKHDKKLAILTALFKGKVSDMTMRFFTILTQKNRESALESVAAEFKVQYNILRGIQTAEVVSAVPLTPALREQMRAEVTRQSGHADVELAEKVDPALIGGFVLRVGDVQLDESVRSSLRKMRTALQENSYQNKL, via the coding sequence ATGGCTGACCAACGAGTAGCGTCCCGCTACGCCAAGTCGCTCCTCGACTTGGGACAGGAGCAAGGCACGCTGGAACTGGTAAAGCAGGACATGGACCTGCTAGACCAAGTAGTGAGCGGCAGCCGCGAATTGCGCCTGCTGTTGCACAACCCCATCGTGAAGCACGACAAGAAGTTGGCCATCCTCACCGCGCTGTTCAAAGGCAAAGTGTCGGACATGACCATGCGCTTCTTTACCATCCTTACCCAGAAGAACCGCGAAAGCGCGCTAGAAAGCGTTGCTGCGGAGTTTAAGGTGCAGTACAACATATTGCGCGGCATCCAAACGGCCGAAGTTGTTTCGGCCGTGCCCCTCACGCCCGCTCTGCGCGAGCAGATGCGTGCCGAGGTGACGCGCCAGTCTGGCCACGCCGACGTGGAGCTAGCCGAAAAAGTAGACCCGGCGCTGATTGGCGGTTTCGTGCTGCGGGTGGGCGACGTGCAGCTTGACGAATCCGTTCGTTCCAGCCTGCGGAAGATGCGCACCGCTCTGCAAGAAAATTCATATCAAAATAAACTGTAA